One window from the genome of Elaeis guineensis isolate ETL-2024a chromosome 5, EG11, whole genome shotgun sequence encodes:
- the LOC105045668 gene encoding mitochondrial import inner membrane translocase subunit Tim9, with protein sequence MDKSMLGDLDSLPEEDKIRMSAMIDQLQIRDSLRMYNSLVERCFSDCVDTFRRKSLDKQEETCVRRCAEKFLKHSMRVGMRFAELNQGAATQD encoded by the exons ATGGACAAGAGCATGCTGGGAGATCTGGACTCGCTTCCCGAGGAGGACAAGATCAGGATGTCCGCCATGATCGATCAGCTCCAGATCCGCGACAG TTTAAGAATGTATAATTCACTGGTAGAGAGATGCTTCTCTGATTGTGTGGACACCTTTCGGCGCAAGTCTCTTGATAAGCAGGAAGAGACGTGTGTCCGTCGGTGCGCGGAGAAGTTCCTGAAGCACTCTATGAGGGTTGGAATGAGATTTGCAGAGCTCAACCAGGGTGCTGCCACACAGGATTAG